In a single window of the Limnohabitans sp. 2KL-27 genome:
- a CDS encoding PaaI family thioesterase, whose protein sequence is MSTTTETLQQSLTDLFAPWVQALNLKVERFDADSVTLRLPQSEQLSRVGGMLCGQAMMAAADTAMVLALISHFGQFRPCSTVQLSSSFMKPLSGQDALVTARVLRAGKAMAFGEIDLAGADDGKSVFRASTTYALM, encoded by the coding sequence ATGAGCACCACCACTGAAACCTTGCAGCAATCGCTGACCGATTTGTTTGCCCCTTGGGTGCAAGCGCTGAACCTGAAGGTCGAGCGCTTTGACGCCGACAGCGTGACCCTGCGTTTGCCGCAAAGCGAGCAGCTCTCGCGGGTGGGGGGCATGCTGTGCGGCCAGGCCATGATGGCCGCGGCCGACACGGCCATGGTGCTGGCACTCATCAGCCACTTTGGGCAGTTCAGGCCCTGCAGCACTGTGCAGCTGTCCAGCAGTTTCATGAAACCACTGTCTGGGCAGGACGCGCTGGTCACCGCCCGGGTGCTGCGGGCAGGCAAGGCCATGGCTTTTGGCGAGATCGACCTGGCCGGGGCCGACGATGGCAAAAGCGTTTTCCGGGCCAGCACCACTTACGCGCTGATGTGA
- a CDS encoding ABC transporter ATP-binding protein, which produces MSAPKNILLRAQDITVRFGGLTAVDAVSVDIQAGELVGIMGPNGAGKTTFFNAISGVTPLTSGQLAIEGKSLAGATAHSFAARGLARTFQTPRVFADLSVGENIRFGLQFAGRRPRKYIFWGEEKGVPWALRDVGSILSVIGLSHLADLPAAAITPSQQRILEIGMALSTRPKILLLDEVAAGLTEIEVEEMARLIRRLRDELDLSVIWIEHAVKILLKHVERVIVLHQGKKIADAKPSEVVRNKEVIEAYLGDEMVNASEGLT; this is translated from the coding sequence TTGTCGGCGCCTAAAAACATCCTGCTGCGGGCCCAAGACATCACCGTGCGTTTTGGCGGGCTGACCGCTGTGGATGCGGTGAGTGTGGACATACAAGCCGGCGAATTGGTGGGCATCATGGGGCCCAATGGCGCTGGCAAAACCACGTTCTTCAATGCGATTTCGGGGGTCACGCCGCTGACCAGCGGACAGCTGGCCATCGAGGGCAAATCTCTGGCCGGTGCCACTGCGCACAGCTTTGCTGCGCGTGGGCTGGCCAGGACCTTTCAGACACCGCGCGTTTTTGCCGACTTGAGTGTCGGTGAAAACATCCGTTTTGGCTTGCAGTTTGCAGGCCGCAGACCGCGCAAATACATCTTTTGGGGTGAAGAGAAAGGCGTGCCATGGGCACTGCGTGACGTCGGCAGCATTTTGTCGGTGATTGGTCTGTCGCACCTGGCCGATTTGCCGGCTGCCGCCATCACCCCATCGCAGCAGCGCATCTTGGAGATCGGCATGGCCTTGTCGACACGGCCCAAAATTTTGCTGCTCGATGAAGTGGCCGCAGGCTTGACCGAAATTGAAGTGGAAGAGATGGCCAGACTCATTCGCCGACTGCGCGATGAGCTCGATTTGTCGGTCATCTGGATCGAACATGCTGTGAAGATATTGCTCAAGCATGTCGAGCGGGTGATCGTTCTCCACCAGGGCAAAAAAATTGCCGACGCCAAACCCTCGGAAGTGGTGCGGAACAAGGAAGTCATCGAGGCTTATTTGGGTGACGAAATGGTCAACGCTTCGGAGGGATTGACATGA
- a CDS encoding amino acid ABC transporter substrate-binding protein, with translation MTTRRQMIQGAAALGAASLAPALRAQVKPVRIGYAMARTGPWTGGAQVSQEPNYLLWAEQVNAAGGLDVKGVKRPIELISSDDRSDVETCVRTYEKLMGSDKVDLVLPPWGSNANFAVAPLANRFGYPFLAPTALSRKLVEMKLPYFFLLLQQPAPMTNALVEMFKANGVKTIACIYVDDLFGLENYAALKVALQGSGIQMVEEKSYPGGVKDLSPVLRSIKDKNPDAFVGFTYPPDTILASRQSKEVGFNPKFFYASVGTAFQLYRNVMTPAGAEGVMGMGSWNAKTSPGAKAYFDAHTKKFAGKEPDRWASGHTWAGLEILTAGVKQVGLDKKALRDYIANTNHKTIIGDVKFTGSENTATPGTVSQWQNGEFEVVWPPKLATAKLNTNKPTWK, from the coding sequence ATGACGACACGTCGACAAATGATTCAAGGTGCCGCAGCCTTGGGAGCTGCTTCGCTGGCACCCGCCCTGCGTGCTCAGGTCAAGCCTGTGCGCATCGGTTACGCCATGGCCCGCACCGGCCCATGGACCGGGGGCGCGCAAGTTAGTCAAGAACCCAATTACTTGCTCTGGGCAGAACAGGTCAATGCGGCAGGTGGTTTGGATGTCAAAGGCGTCAAACGCCCAATCGAGCTGATCAGCTCCGATGACCGCAGCGATGTGGAAACCTGTGTCAGAACTTATGAAAAGCTCATGGGCTCCGACAAAGTCGATCTGGTCTTGCCACCTTGGGGCAGCAACGCCAACTTTGCCGTGGCACCCCTGGCCAACCGTTTTGGTTACCCATTTTTGGCGCCCACGGCCTTGAGCCGAAAACTGGTCGAGATGAAGTTGCCTTACTTCTTCTTGCTGCTGCAGCAACCTGCCCCCATGACCAATGCCTTGGTCGAGATGTTCAAGGCCAACGGCGTCAAAACCATTGCCTGCATTTATGTGGACGATCTGTTTGGCCTCGAAAACTACGCCGCCTTGAAAGTGGCGTTGCAAGGCAGCGGCATTCAAATGGTCGAAGAAAAAAGCTACCCCGGTGGCGTGAAAGACTTGTCGCCTGTTTTGCGCTCCATCAAAGACAAGAACCCGGATGCATTCGTGGGCTTCACCTACCCACCCGACACCATCTTGGCCAGCCGCCAGTCCAAAGAAGTGGGCTTCAACCCCAAGTTTTTCTACGCCTCGGTGGGCACGGCCTTCCAGTTGTACCGCAACGTCATGACCCCTGCCGGCGCCGAAGGTGTCATGGGCATGGGCTCTTGGAACGCCAAAACCAGCCCCGGTGCCAAGGCTTACTTTGACGCACACACCAAGAAATTTGCGGGCAAAGAACCCGACCGTTGGGCCAGTGGCCACACATGGGCTGGCTTGGAGATCCTGACGGCAGGCGTCAAGCAAGTGGGCCTCGATAAAAAGGCCTTGCGCGATTACATCGCCAACACCAACCACAAGACCATCATTGGTGACGTCAAATTCACGGGCAGTGAAAACACCGCGACACCTGGCACCGTGAGTCAATGGCAGAACGGCGAGTTTGAAGTGGTCTGGCCACCCAAATTGGCCACCGCCAAGCTCAACACCAACAAACCCACCTGGAAGTAA
- a CDS encoding branched-chain amino acid ABC transporter permease — translation MSVTAWMELIASGLITGGIYALVALGLNLQYGLMRILNIAHGEFLMVGAYLTWMVQTQFGLSPLLMLPVSFGVLMLLGLVIHWLCFRRLNATSPTLDIFEARGLMVAFGLMFLIQNMVSAIWGGELRGYDFMTDPVAMGGAQFAGNKLLVFAMALVFSLGLMIVLRKTLLGKGVRALMQSQVGAQLVGINTRTLHPLMFGIGLGLSGLAGCLLSMAYTISPSMGEPYTVTALIVITLGGFGSMGGALAGGLMLGVIEALGMHFTNPSLKALLSYVVFIGVLLFRPRGLFAK, via the coding sequence GTGTCGGTGACCGCCTGGATGGAGCTCATTGCCAGTGGCTTGATCACTGGCGGCATCTACGCGTTGGTCGCGCTGGGGCTGAATTTGCAATACGGCCTCATGCGCATCCTCAACATCGCGCACGGTGAATTTTTGATGGTGGGGGCTTACCTCACCTGGATGGTCCAGACCCAATTCGGTTTATCGCCTCTGCTCATGTTGCCCGTGTCCTTTGGGGTGCTGATGCTGCTGGGCTTGGTGATCCACTGGCTGTGCTTCAGGCGGCTCAATGCGACATCGCCCACCCTGGACATCTTCGAGGCGCGCGGTTTGATGGTCGCCTTTGGCCTGATGTTCCTGATCCAAAACATGGTGTCGGCCATTTGGGGAGGGGAGCTTCGGGGCTATGACTTCATGACCGACCCCGTCGCCATGGGGGGCGCACAGTTCGCGGGCAACAAATTGTTGGTGTTTGCCATGGCCTTGGTGTTCAGCCTGGGCTTGATGATCGTTTTGCGAAAAACCTTGCTGGGCAAAGGCGTCCGGGCGCTCATGCAGTCGCAAGTGGGCGCGCAATTGGTGGGCATCAACACGCGCACCTTGCACCCTTTGATGTTTGGCATCGGCCTGGGCCTGTCCGGATTGGCTGGGTGTTTGCTGTCGATGGCCTACACCATCTCCCCATCGATGGGCGAGCCCTACACCGTGACGGCCTTGATCGTCATCACGCTGGGCGGTTTTGGCAGCATGGGCGGCGCACTGGCAGGTGGGCTCATGTTGGGCGTGATTGAAGCACTGGGCATGCACTTCACCAACCCCTCGCTCAAGGCGCTGCTGTCGTATGTCGTCTTCATTGGCGTGTTGTTGTTCCGTCCAAGAGGGCTTTTTGCAAAATGA
- a CDS encoding helix-turn-helix domain-containing protein, whose amino-acid sequence MSETLSLSTDALPVKDRMGQWSEWITQQFGGLQSDLYGDTVFDGHMHTSRAGQVILTKLEASRHRVVRTPQMARTSEVPYLKIVAPWHGQAQVHQMQREAKADVGGWVIYDTTTAYEVANPSRVEHLIVMVPKDQAAQRGLRLEGLMARRLGAGGISRVALEAMRNTYLELPYMSDSAAQGAGDLIIDLVKLSLSELAGQETAMTQREALRDRIRHHVHKCLRDPELSVDGIARALNCSRRHLYNAFEGEGESVAAYIQRMRLEACIKDLQASATKTRAITDIAVSWGFGNPSHFSRVFKEHTGASPSDFRNQKTPVKN is encoded by the coding sequence ATGTCCGAAACCCTGTCCCTGTCCACCGATGCGCTGCCTGTCAAAGACAGGATGGGCCAGTGGTCGGAATGGATCACGCAGCAATTCGGAGGCTTGCAATCCGATCTTTACGGCGACACGGTTTTCGATGGCCACATGCATACCTCCCGTGCGGGCCAGGTCATCTTGACCAAGCTCGAGGCGTCTCGGCACCGGGTGGTCAGAACCCCACAGATGGCCCGAACCAGTGAAGTGCCCTATTTGAAAATCGTGGCACCTTGGCATGGCCAAGCGCAAGTGCATCAAATGCAGCGTGAAGCCAAGGCCGACGTGGGTGGCTGGGTAATTTACGACACCACCACCGCCTATGAAGTGGCCAATCCCAGCCGCGTTGAGCACTTGATCGTCATGGTCCCCAAAGACCAAGCCGCCCAAAGAGGTTTGCGGCTGGAGGGTTTGATGGCCCGGCGTCTGGGTGCGGGGGGCATATCGCGGGTGGCCTTGGAGGCGATGCGCAACACCTACCTGGAGCTGCCTTACATGAGTGACAGCGCCGCGCAAGGTGCGGGCGACTTGATCATTGATCTCGTCAAACTCTCTTTGTCCGAATTGGCGGGCCAAGAAACCGCCATGACCCAGCGCGAGGCTTTGCGCGACAGGATCAGACACCATGTTCACAAGTGCCTCAGAGATCCTGAGCTGAGTGTGGACGGCATAGCGCGAGCCCTCAATTGCAGCCGCAGACATTTGTACAACGCCTTTGAGGGCGAGGGCGAATCGGTGGCGGCTTACATCCAGCGCATGCGCCTTGAGGCTTGTATCAAAGACCTGCAAGCCAGTGCAACCAAGACCCGCGCCATCACCGATATTGCGGTGTCATGGGGGTTTGGCAATCCATCCCACTTCAGTCGTGTTTTCAAAGAGCACACCGGTGCAAGTCCAAGCGACTTTCGAAATCAAAAGACGCCCGTCAAAAACTGA
- a CDS encoding branched-chain amino acid ABC transporter permease — MNSKNLLWRDVLVLFGLTGWALALPGYGSEFAMSMALTCLMYVALSTSWGFFCGASRYLSLATSAFFGLGAYTTAMNLDSLPWTSAIALGSGVAAAVAVVMGLGVLHLRGTYFAVLTFGMAELIRHAISYYEKSVHGTVGRVLTTVPDMNTIYHTVLLLAVISVGLSIGLRRTRFGLALLGIGGDEQRAQTLGVNTRWIKVAGFAFTAAVAGGVGAAMAVRWTYIDPHTAFNPFIGFQTVLIALIGGAMTIWGPLIAAIVFSILAETLRLQAPQIYMMTLGFLLILSVLYLPGGLASLRWQTFKDWRTDTRQWWKDLRYDLSGDKARDKKRAKERRIVGA, encoded by the coding sequence ATGAACTCCAAGAACTTGTTGTGGCGTGATGTGCTGGTGCTGTTTGGCCTGACCGGCTGGGCATTGGCACTGCCAGGGTATGGCAGCGAATTTGCGATGTCGATGGCGCTGACGTGCCTGATGTACGTGGCCTTGTCGACCAGTTGGGGGTTCTTTTGTGGCGCCTCACGCTATTTGTCTTTGGCCACCTCGGCTTTTTTTGGTCTGGGCGCCTACACCACGGCCATGAACCTGGACAGCTTGCCATGGACCAGCGCCATCGCGCTGGGTTCTGGCGTGGCAGCGGCCGTGGCTGTGGTGATGGGTTTGGGGGTGTTGCACCTTCGGGGGACATATTTTGCTGTGCTGACCTTCGGCATGGCCGAGTTGATTCGCCACGCCATCAGCTATTACGAAAAGTCGGTGCATGGCACCGTGGGCCGGGTGCTGACCACCGTGCCTGACATGAACACCATTTACCACACCGTTTTGTTGCTGGCGGTGATTTCGGTGGGCCTGTCGATCGGTCTGCGCCGCACCCGCTTTGGCTTGGCGCTGCTGGGCATTGGCGGGGACGAGCAACGCGCCCAAACCTTGGGGGTCAACACCCGTTGGATCAAAGTGGCCGGTTTTGCCTTTACCGCAGCGGTGGCGGGGGGCGTAGGTGCCGCAATGGCGGTGCGTTGGACCTACATTGACCCGCACACGGCGTTCAACCCCTTCATCGGATTTCAGACGGTTTTGATTGCCCTGATCGGCGGGGCTATGACCATCTGGGGGCCCTTGATTGCGGCGATTGTTTTCAGCATCTTGGCCGAAACATTGCGCCTGCAAGCACCTCAGATTTACATGATGACACTCGGGTTTTTGTTGATCCTCAGTGTGCTGTATTTGCCCGGCGGTCTGGCTTCCCTGCGCTGGCAAACCTTCAAAGACTGGCGCACAGATACGCGCCAATGGTGGAAAGATCTTCGCTACGATTTGAGCGGGGACAAAGCGCGCGACAAAAAGCGCGCCAAGGAGAGACGCATTGTCGGCGCCTAA